One genomic region from Cyanobium usitatum str. Tous encodes:
- the purL gene encoding phosphoribosylformylglycinamidine synthase subunit PurL: MVAASFEAPAYSVPDALKKENLSQADYDEICRRLGRAPNRAELGMFGVMWSEHCCYRNSRPLLQGFPTTGPRILVGPGENAGVVDLGEGQRLAFKIESHNHPSAVEPFQGAATGVGGILRDIFTMGARPIALLNALRFGPLEDERNVGLMEGVVAGIAHYGNCVGVPTVGGEVAFDPSYSGNPLVNAMALGLMETEEIVCSGAEGVGYPVIYVGSTTGRDGMGGASFASAELTEASLDDRPAVQVGDPFLEKGLIEACLEAFQSGDVVAAQDMGAAGLTCSCSEMAAKGGLGIELDLDKVPAREAGMTAYEFLLSESQERMLFVVKPGREEALMARFSRWGLQAAVVGRVLEDNIVRVLQHGQVAAEVPASALADDTPINHHDLISEPPAEIQAHWRWREADLPTELPFSWNDALLALLDDPTIASKRWVYRQYDHQVQANTVVPPGGADAAVVRLRPQQGEGAMAAATRGVAAVVDCPNRWVALDPERGAMAAVAEAARNLSCVGAEPLAITDNLNFPSPETPTGYWQLALACRGLSAACTALDTPVTGGNVSLYNETRLPNGTMQPIHPTPVVGMVGLVHDLAHVRGQAWRQAGDAIWLLGVPLETGDTPADPRLSLAGSSYLERLHAAVTGRPPEIDLQLERAVQGFLRQAIAAGLVASAHDLSDGGLAVAAAECCIATMALIPLGAELEIPASSARLDRLLFAEGGARILVSVPAGQNAAWQQALVAAAVPAERLGVVTAAASFVIRQAGQPLLEQSLAALEACYEQAIPRRMGEGARAE, from the coding sequence GTGGTTGCCGCCTCTTTCGAAGCACCGGCCTATTCGGTTCCCGATGCCCTCAAGAAGGAGAACCTAAGCCAGGCCGACTACGACGAGATTTGCCGTCGCCTTGGCCGCGCTCCCAACCGGGCCGAACTGGGCATGTTTGGGGTGATGTGGTCGGAGCACTGCTGCTACCGCAACTCGCGGCCGCTGCTGCAGGGATTCCCCACCACCGGCCCCCGCATCCTGGTGGGCCCCGGTGAGAACGCCGGCGTGGTGGATCTGGGCGAGGGCCAGCGCCTGGCCTTCAAGATCGAGAGCCACAACCACCCCTCGGCGGTGGAGCCGTTCCAGGGGGCGGCCACGGGGGTGGGCGGCATCCTGCGCGACATCTTCACCATGGGTGCGCGCCCCATCGCCCTGCTAAACGCCCTGCGCTTCGGGCCCTTGGAAGATGAGCGCAACGTGGGCCTGATGGAGGGCGTGGTGGCCGGCATTGCCCACTACGGCAACTGCGTCGGCGTGCCCACCGTGGGTGGTGAGGTGGCGTTTGACCCCAGCTACTCCGGCAACCCGCTGGTGAATGCCATGGCCCTGGGGCTGATGGAAACCGAGGAGATCGTCTGCTCCGGCGCCGAGGGGGTGGGCTACCCGGTGATCTACGTGGGCAGCACCACCGGTCGCGATGGCATGGGCGGCGCCAGCTTTGCCTCTGCCGAGCTCACCGAGGCCTCCCTGGATGATCGCCCCGCCGTGCAGGTGGGAGATCCCTTCCTCGAAAAAGGCCTGATCGAGGCCTGCCTGGAGGCTTTCCAGAGCGGTGATGTGGTGGCCGCCCAAGACATGGGCGCTGCCGGCCTCACCTGTAGCTGCTCGGAGATGGCGGCCAAGGGGGGCCTGGGCATCGAGCTCGACCTCGACAAGGTGCCCGCCCGTGAGGCCGGCATGACCGCCTATGAGTTTTTGCTCAGCGAATCCCAGGAGCGGATGCTGTTTGTGGTCAAGCCCGGCCGGGAAGAGGCGCTGATGGCGCGCTTCAGCCGCTGGGGCCTGCAGGCAGCCGTGGTGGGAAGGGTGTTGGAGGACAACATCGTGCGGGTGCTCCAGCACGGCCAGGTGGCCGCCGAGGTGCCCGCCAGTGCCCTGGCCGACGACACCCCGATCAACCACCACGACCTGATCAGCGAACCCCCGGCTGAGATCCAGGCCCACTGGCGCTGGAGGGAGGCCGATCTGCCCACCGAGCTGCCCTTCAGCTGGAATGACGCCCTGCTGGCGCTGCTCGACGATCCCACCATCGCCTCCAAGCGCTGGGTGTATCGCCAGTACGACCACCAGGTGCAGGCCAACACCGTGGTGCCCCCTGGCGGCGCTGATGCGGCTGTGGTGCGGCTGAGGCCCCAGCAGGGGGAGGGCGCCATGGCGGCGGCTACGCGCGGTGTGGCGGCTGTGGTGGACTGCCCCAACCGCTGGGTGGCCCTCGACCCCGAGCGCGGCGCCATGGCGGCGGTGGCTGAGGCGGCTCGCAATCTCAGCTGCGTGGGCGCCGAGCCCCTGGCGATCACCGACAACCTCAACTTCCCTTCGCCGGAAACCCCCACCGGCTACTGGCAACTGGCCCTGGCCTGCCGCGGCCTCTCGGCCGCCTGCACCGCCCTGGATACCCCTGTCACCGGCGGCAACGTCTCCCTCTACAACGAAACTCGCCTGCCTAACGGCACCATGCAGCCGATCCACCCCACCCCGGTGGTGGGCATGGTGGGCCTTGTGCACGATCTGGCCCACGTGCGCGGCCAGGCTTGGCGCCAGGCCGGCGATGCCATCTGGTTGCTGGGGGTGCCGCTGGAAACGGGAGATACTCCAGCCGATCCCCGCTTGAGCCTGGCCGGCAGCAGCTATCTGGAGCGGCTCCATGCAGCCGTCACGGGGCGCCCGCCGGAGATTGATCTGCAATTGGAGCGCGCGGTTCAGGGCTTCCTGCGCCAAGCGATCGCCGCCGGTCTTGTGGCCTCCGCCCACGACCTCAGCGATGGCGGCCTGGCGGTGGCTGCCGCCGAGTGCTGCATCGCCACCATGGCTTTAATACCTCTGGGAGCTGAGCTGGAGATCCCGGCCAGCAGCGCCCGGCTGGATCGGCTGCTGTTTGCCGAGGGTGGTGCCCGCATCCTGGTGAGCGTGCCAGCCGGCCAAAATGCCGCCTGGCAGCAGGCTCTGGTGGCGGCGGCGGTGCCAGCTGAGCGGCTTGGTGTGGTTACGGCCGCTGCCAGCTTTGTAATTCGCCAAGCAGGCCAGCCTTTGCTTGAGCAGAGCCTGGCGGCACTGGAGGCCTGCTATGAGCAGGCCATCCCGCGGCGAATGGGCGAGGGCGCTCGTGCAGAATGA
- a CDS encoding DUF502 domain-containing protein — translation MVQSSPRSDQPLGDRLQSDLKNDLIAGLLVVIPLATTIWLGTTVSRFVLAFLTSIPKQFNPFNTLNPVLQELINLGVGLLVPLLGILLIGLMARNIVGRWLLEFGEGTLLRIPLAGSVYKTLKQLLETFLQGNSSKFRRVVLVEYPREGLYALGFVTGAIGSALQAGFTEPMLSVFIPTAPNPTTGWYTVVPEGSVKDLEISVEDAFRTIISAGIVNPDERSTPNRSFSSLLAQLRTPQLS, via the coding sequence TTGGTTCAATCCAGCCCCAGATCGGATCAGCCCCTAGGGGATCGGCTTCAATCCGATCTCAAGAACGATTTGATCGCTGGTTTGCTTGTGGTGATTCCACTGGCAACCACGATCTGGTTGGGCACCACGGTGAGCCGTTTCGTGCTGGCGTTTCTCACTTCTATCCCTAAGCAGTTCAATCCCTTCAATACCCTCAATCCGGTGTTGCAGGAGCTGATCAACCTGGGCGTTGGTCTACTGGTGCCCCTGCTCGGCATCCTGTTGATCGGCCTGATGGCCCGCAACATTGTTGGTCGCTGGCTGCTTGAGTTTGGCGAAGGGACCCTGCTGCGCATCCCCCTAGCTGGCTCGGTTTACAAAACCCTCAAGCAGCTGCTGGAAACCTTCCTCCAGGGCAACTCCAGCAAGTTTCGTCGGGTCGTGCTGGTGGAGTATCCCCGCGAGGGTCTCTACGCCCTGGGTTTTGTGACTGGCGCGATCGGCTCTGCCCTGCAGGCAGGCTTCACTGAGCCCATGCTGAGTGTGTTCATTCCCACTGCCCCGAATCCAACCACCGGCTGGTACACCGTTGTGCCAGAGGGTTCTGTTAAGGATCTCGAGATCTCGGTGGAGGATGCTTTCCGCACAATCATTTCCGCCGGCATCGTTAACCCCGACGAGCGCTCCACCCCCAATCGCAGCTTCTCCAGCCTGCTGGCCCAGCTGCGCACCCCCCAACTTTCCTGA
- a CDS encoding HpsJ family protein, whose protein sequence is MSTASFGRLGHLLRWLGLTLVVLLALQLLVLLGSWNWAEEGYRQLLMDRLVSQSPMALVGLLLMLFGSRLDHPAAGRTPLRWLVAVVSILLALALVVAVPVSISGDRSLSEQADQQLAARKGQLAMARAQMDNPQVIDQLIAQAAQAGQIPADATPEQQQAAAKSFMQRQLQQAEDQLQQQQRARDLTVNQRRYGGTGTAVVLAIGFVLLALVALL, encoded by the coding sequence GTGAGCACTGCTTCCTTCGGCCGCCTGGGCCACCTGTTGCGTTGGCTCGGCCTCACCTTGGTCGTGTTGCTTGCCCTGCAGTTGCTGGTGCTCCTGGGCTCTTGGAACTGGGCTGAAGAGGGATATCGCCAGCTGTTGATGGATCGACTGGTCAGCCAGTCGCCGATGGCCTTGGTTGGTCTGCTGCTGATGTTATTCGGCAGTCGCCTCGACCATCCAGCCGCTGGCCGCACCCCGCTGCGCTGGCTTGTGGCTGTAGTGAGCATCCTGCTGGCCCTTGCCTTGGTCGTGGCGGTGCCGGTTTCAATCAGCGGCGACCGCAGCCTCTCCGAACAGGCAGACCAGCAGCTGGCTGCGCGCAAGGGTCAACTGGCTATGGCCCGCGCCCAAATGGACAATCCCCAGGTCATCGACCAATTGATTGCCCAGGCGGCCCAGGCTGGTCAGATCCCCGCTGATGCCACTCCGGAGCAGCAGCAGGCGGCTGCTAAGAGTTTCATGCAGCGCCAGTTGCAGCAGGCTGAAGATCAGCTTCAGCAGCAACAGCGCGCTCGCGATCTCACGGTCAACCAGCGTCGCTACGGCGGCACCGGCACAGCAGTGGTACTGGCTATCGGCTTCGTGCTTTTGGCCTTAGTGGCCCTGCTGTGA
- the purF gene encoding amidophosphoribosyltransferase, with product MRPDKPEEACGVYAVLAPGQPVANLTYFGLYALQHRGQESAGIAVFDAERKVRLHKDMGLVSQVFDQAVLERLTGDLAIGHNRYSTTGSSKVCNAQPVVLNTRIGPFALAHNGNLVNAAELRHDLAAIASELTSTTDSELIAFAIQQAVNRGLDWDGAIRAAAECCRGAFSLVIGTPDGLFALRDGHGIRPLVFGHIGETQQAQWVVSSESCGLDIIGAAFDGDVEPGEIIHFRPGQAEPSRSRWCEQPTKLCVFEMIYFARPDSRFFGESLYSYRVRIGEALARETPVEADIVIGVPDSGIPAAIGYSQLSGIPFADGLIKNRYVGRTFIQPTQAMREAGIRVKLNPLPDVLAGKRVVVIDDSIVRGTTSRKLVQALRDAGATEVHMRISSPPVTHPCFYGIDTDTQDQLIAARLTLEEIAVHLGVDSLAYLSKQGMVDAAHANSAHFCTACFDGAYPIEMDEQVRSSKLMLEPAGIAAKVLQEL from the coding sequence ATGCGTCCGGACAAGCCCGAGGAAGCCTGCGGCGTCTATGCCGTGCTGGCGCCGGGGCAACCGGTGGCCAACCTCACCTATTTCGGCCTATACGCCCTGCAGCATCGGGGCCAGGAATCAGCCGGTATCGCCGTGTTTGATGCAGAGCGCAAGGTGCGCTTGCACAAGGACATGGGCCTGGTGAGCCAGGTGTTTGATCAGGCCGTGTTGGAGCGCCTCACTGGCGATCTAGCTATCGGCCACAACCGCTATTCCACCACCGGCAGCAGCAAGGTTTGCAACGCCCAGCCGGTGGTGCTCAATACCCGCATTGGTCCTTTCGCCCTTGCCCATAACGGCAATTTGGTCAACGCAGCCGAGCTCCGCCACGACCTGGCGGCCATTGCCAGTGAGCTCACCTCCACCACCGACTCCGAACTGATCGCTTTTGCGATTCAGCAGGCCGTGAACCGGGGCCTGGATTGGGATGGGGCGATTAGGGCAGCTGCCGAGTGCTGCCGCGGTGCCTTCAGCCTGGTGATCGGCACTCCTGATGGGCTTTTCGCCCTCCGGGATGGCCATGGCATCCGGCCTTTGGTGTTTGGCCATATCGGTGAAACGCAGCAAGCCCAGTGGGTGGTGAGCAGTGAGTCGTGCGGGCTAGACATCATTGGAGCCGCCTTTGATGGCGATGTGGAGCCCGGCGAAATCATCCATTTCCGTCCAGGCCAAGCCGAACCCAGCCGCAGCCGTTGGTGCGAGCAGCCCACCAAGCTGTGCGTCTTCGAGATGATCTATTTCGCCCGGCCAGATAGCCGCTTTTTCGGCGAATCCCTCTACAGCTACAGGGTGCGAATTGGCGAGGCCCTGGCTCGTGAAACACCGGTAGAAGCCGACATCGTCATCGGCGTTCCCGATTCCGGTATTCCGGCGGCGATTGGCTATTCCCAGCTCAGTGGTATCCCGTTTGCTGACGGCTTGATCAAGAACCGCTATGTGGGCCGCACCTTCATCCAGCCCACTCAGGCGATGCGGGAGGCCGGCATCAGGGTGAAGCTCAACCCCCTGCCAGATGTACTTGCCGGCAAGCGCGTTGTGGTGATCGACGACTCAATCGTGCGGGGCACCACCAGTCGCAAGTTGGTGCAAGCCCTGCGGGATGCCGGTGCCACCGAGGTGCATATGCGGATTAGTTCGCCGCCAGTCACCCACCCCTGCTTCTACGGCATCGATACCGATACCCAGGACCAGTTGATTGCTGCTCGCCTCACCCTGGAAGAAATTGCCGTCCACCTTGGTGTCGATTCGCTCGCCTACCTGAGCAAGCAGGGCATGGTGGATGCGGCCCATGCCAATTCCGCCCACTTCTGCACCGCTTGTTTTGACGGTGCCTATCCGATCGAAATGGACGAGCAGGTGCGCTCCAGCAAGCTGATGCTTGAGCCGGCTGGCATCGCCGCCAAGGTGTTGCAAGAGCTCTAA
- the nusB gene encoding transcription antitermination factor NusB, whose amino-acid sequence MQSRTLSRELALLMLGQTSDRGSSAPALPTGMEGLLQQVLATLSQDVRESLDRSAEDLQAAQQQLLDSELQEQGEQQLPRVRQHLNAGLVAAEQALNRLSASLELPRLLMLADQEEVRLGAIARVEAVLRDRQAIDERLDRVMEGWRLTRLPRIDRDILRLAAVDLESFRTPPAVACNEAVELANRYSDEQGRRMINGVLRRFTTARSAAEA is encoded by the coding sequence ATGCAGAGCCGCACCCTCTCCCGTGAACTGGCCCTGCTGATGCTTGGTCAGACCAGTGATCGCGGCTCGTCTGCCCCGGCCTTGCCAACTGGCATGGAGGGCCTGTTGCAGCAGGTGCTCGCCACCCTCAGCCAGGATGTGCGTGAGTCCCTGGATCGTTCCGCCGAAGACTTGCAGGCCGCCCAGCAGCAACTGCTTGATAGCGAGTTGCAGGAGCAGGGTGAGCAGCAGTTGCCCCGGGTGCGCCAGCACCTCAACGCCGGCCTGGTCGCGGCTGAACAGGCCCTTAATCGCCTTTCCGCAAGCCTGGAGTTGCCCCGGCTGCTGATGCTGGCCGACCAAGAAGAGGTGCGCCTCGGTGCCATCGCCCGGGTCGAGGCCGTGCTGCGCGACCGTCAGGCGATCGATGAGCGACTGGATCGGGTAATGGAGGGATGGCGTCTTACTCGCCTGCCCCGCATCGATCGGGACATCCTGCGGCTCGCAGCCGTAGACCTCGAGAGCTTCCGCACCCCCCCTGCCGTGGCCTGTAACGAAGCTGTGGAGTTAGCCAATCGCTATAGCGATGAGCAGGGCCGCCGCATGATCAACGGGGTGCTGCGGCGCTTTACGACAGCTCGTTCCGCGGCGGAGGCCTGA
- a CDS encoding tetratricopeptide repeat protein, protein MAPRWSRPDFRTALLPAALGLLLTAGLPARALVPYVYVPQRQELEAAGLGIAQAAARLLRLGQAKDAARLAALTVQLLPEDPRGWVLLAEAQLRSNQLEQAGTSLAKAKKLDPSNPGIWFAEGSLALRAGKPNEAIGLLEQGLKLDKRNAGAYFDLGNARILLGQSGQALAAFERASSLRKGFWEALNNQGLVLFEQGNSKAAISRWREVLKIKPDAAEPSLALAASLFANGPENRSEAVELVGKALDAEPNYVLDSHQKDQLWGPKLRSTTAELFKLPELKPVVDRALANASPEGESSDEE, encoded by the coding sequence ATGGCTCCGCGCTGGTCGCGCCCTGATTTCAGAACTGCCCTGCTGCCCGCTGCCCTCGGGCTGCTGCTGACAGCGGGGCTGCCCGCCCGGGCGTTGGTGCCCTACGTGTACGTGCCCCAACGGCAGGAACTCGAAGCTGCCGGTCTGGGCATCGCCCAGGCGGCGGCCCGGCTGCTGCGACTTGGTCAAGCCAAGGACGCCGCCAGGCTGGCTGCCCTGACGGTGCAGCTGCTACCAGAAGATCCCCGCGGCTGGGTGTTGCTGGCTGAGGCCCAGCTGCGCAGCAACCAGCTTGAACAGGCCGGCACCTCATTGGCCAAGGCCAAGAAACTCGATCCAAGCAACCCTGGAATCTGGTTTGCCGAGGGTTCCCTAGCCCTACGGGCCGGCAAACCCAATGAGGCAATCGGCCTTTTGGAGCAGGGCCTGAAACTGGACAAGCGCAACGCCGGCGCCTATTTCGACTTGGGCAACGCCCGCATCCTGCTAGGCCAGAGCGGCCAAGCCTTGGCTGCCTTTGAGCGGGCCTCTTCCCTGCGCAAAGGCTTCTGGGAGGCCCTCAACAACCAGGGGCTGGTGTTGTTCGAGCAAGGCAATTCAAAGGCGGCCATCAGCCGCTGGCGCGAGGTGTTGAAGATCAAGCCAGATGCGGCTGAACCAAGCCTGGCCCTGGCCGCCAGCCTGTTTGCCAACGGTCCGGAAAATCGCAGCGAGGCTGTCGAATTGGTTGGCAAGGCCCTCGACGCCGAACCCAACTACGTGCTCGACAGCCACCAGAAGGACCAGCTCTGGGGACCGAAGCTGCGCAGCACCACCGCCGAACTCTTCAAGCTGCCCGAACTCAAACCCGTGGTGGATCGAGCCCTTGCCAATGCCAGCCCGGAGGGCGAAAGCAGCGACGAGGAGTAA
- the queG gene encoding tRNA epoxyqueuosine(34) reductase QueG, translating into MTLHAHHDLVLRLKQQAQQLGFDPVGLAAVPAGERLGLRTAALERWLAAGYQADMAWMADPRRRAVEQLLPGVRSLLAVGLNYYVEADRAPGALKVARYGWGRDYHRVIDGRLRQLGRWLEQQVPGVGWRACVDSAPLMDKAWAEQAGLGWIGKNGNLINRERGSWLLLGHLLTTLELPADAAATPLCGSCSRCLPACPTGAITEPFVVDSRRCLAFHTIENRDPELPQAITSKLEGWVAGCDICQDVCPWNQQPLRSSEDADLQPRPWLLNLQAEEALGWSDADWDTKLRASALRRLKPWMWRRNLRASRSGTT; encoded by the coding sequence ATGACGCTGCACGCCCACCACGACCTTGTACTCCGTCTAAAACAGCAAGCCCAGCAGCTTGGCTTTGACCCGGTCGGCCTCGCCGCCGTGCCAGCCGGAGAGCGCCTAGGCCTGCGAACGGCGGCCCTGGAGCGCTGGCTTGCAGCGGGCTATCAAGCCGACATGGCCTGGATGGCCGACCCGCGCCGGCGCGCGGTGGAACAGCTACTGCCCGGGGTGCGCAGCCTGCTGGCGGTGGGCCTCAACTACTACGTGGAGGCCGATCGGGCACCGGGGGCACTCAAGGTGGCCCGCTATGGCTGGGGGCGGGACTACCACCGGGTGATCGATGGCCGCCTGCGCCAGCTGGGTCGCTGGTTGGAGCAGCAGGTGCCTGGGGTGGGTTGGAGGGCCTGCGTCGACAGTGCACCGCTGATGGATAAGGCCTGGGCCGAGCAGGCCGGCCTGGGCTGGATTGGCAAAAACGGCAACCTGATCAATCGCGAGCGTGGCTCCTGGCTACTGCTGGGCCACCTGCTCACCACCTTGGAGCTGCCTGCCGATGCTGCCGCCACACCCCTTTGCGGCAGCTGCAGCCGCTGCCTGCCGGCCTGTCCCACCGGCGCCATCACCGAGCCCTTCGTGGTGGACAGCCGCCGCTGCCTGGCCTTTCACACCATCGAAAACCGCGATCCCGAGCTGCCGCAAGCGATCACCAGCAAATTGGAGGGCTGGGTAGCTGGCTGCGACATCTGCCAGGACGTGTGTCCCTGGAATCAACAGCCGCTGCGAAGCAGTGAAGACGCGGATCTACAGCCGCGGCCCTGGCTGCTGAACCTGCAGGCCGAGGAAGCCCTGGGGTGGAGCGACGCCGACTGGGATACCAAGCTGCGAGCCTCGGCCCTGCGCCGACTCAAACCCTGGATGTGGCGACGCAACCTGCGGGCCAGCCGGAGCGGCACTACCTAG
- a CDS encoding DNA gyrase/topoisomerase IV subunit A, whose amino-acid sequence MAEERSGESIGPGNDARIEPIALHLEMQRSYLEYAMSVIVGRALPDARDGLKPVQRRILFAMHELGLTPDRPYRKCARVVGDVLGKYHPHGDQAVYDALVRQVQTFASRHPLLDGHGNFGSVDDDPPAAMRYTETRLAPIANEALLDEIGADTVDFAANFDGSQQEPTVLPAQLPFLLLNGCTGIAVGMATNIPPHNLGEVVDALIALVRKPELSDEKLLELVPGPDFPTGGEVLVGQGVRDTYLVGRGSIPMRGVAHIEEVQPGKGRHRRGAVVITELPYQLSKAGWIEKLAEQVNDGKIGGIADIRDESDREGMRVVVELRRDANAETVLADLQRRTALQSNFGAIMLALVNGQPVQLNLRRLLQEFLDYRELTLIRRTRHALKRCEDRLEVLEGLLKALQALQQVIALITAAPDAASARAALQVQLDLSERQADAVLSMPLRRLTGLEQESLRKEAAELAVERERLRHLLDDRTVMLDTLVAELKALRKRFATPRRTRLVEGGDALVAQRAAAIRPNAELQRQQAFGALAPESRLLIQADGAVKIISSQMLGRLHLDEAIELGEHPSPARLILPIAEQPLLLAFTGSGRVALLRWEFAGQQPGKLERFLPDSIEGEAVVQVLPLPSQGSLGLLSSDGRFKRLPIEEFQELSGRATTVLKLKEGVTLRRVVAGQEGDTLVVATSSGRVLRLSLDETQLPLMGRAAQGPLLMRLLPGEQLVGAACLPAKEAETNDVNQSTVVLATASGQLKRLLVSSLRPCQRGDMGQIGLRLQQRGDYLVDLQGPTNAEGGSAVLGLLTDKGWSCRIGINELEGEDTSGTGINLKLPQGQQIQELVPLIN is encoded by the coding sequence ATGGCCGAGGAGCGATCAGGCGAATCCATCGGACCGGGCAACGACGCCCGCATCGAACCGATTGCGCTGCACCTGGAGATGCAGCGCTCCTACCTCGAATACGCCATGAGCGTGATCGTTGGTAGGGCCCTGCCGGATGCACGCGACGGCCTCAAGCCAGTGCAGCGCCGCATTCTGTTTGCGATGCACGAGCTGGGGCTCACCCCGGATCGTCCCTACCGGAAATGCGCCCGGGTCGTCGGCGACGTGCTCGGCAAGTACCACCCCCATGGTGATCAGGCCGTCTACGACGCCCTGGTGCGCCAGGTGCAAACCTTCGCCAGCCGCCATCCCCTGCTGGATGGCCACGGCAACTTCGGCTCCGTCGACGACGACCCGCCGGCGGCGATGCGCTACACCGAAACCCGCCTGGCTCCAATCGCCAACGAAGCGCTGCTCGATGAAATCGGCGCCGACACCGTTGACTTCGCGGCCAACTTCGATGGCTCCCAGCAGGAGCCGACGGTGCTGCCAGCCCAGCTGCCCTTCCTGCTGCTAAACGGCTGCACCGGTATCGCCGTGGGCATGGCCACCAACATCCCGCCCCACAACCTGGGTGAGGTTGTGGATGCCCTGATCGCCTTGGTGCGCAAACCGGAGCTGAGCGACGAAAAGCTGCTGGAGCTAGTGCCCGGCCCCGACTTTCCCACCGGCGGCGAAGTGCTGGTGGGGCAAGGGGTCCGCGATACCTACCTCGTAGGCCGCGGCAGCATCCCGATGCGGGGCGTCGCCCACATCGAGGAGGTACAGCCCGGAAAGGGACGCCATCGCCGCGGCGCCGTGGTGATCACCGAGCTGCCCTACCAGCTCAGCAAAGCCGGCTGGATCGAGAAACTGGCTGAGCAGGTAAACGACGGCAAGATCGGCGGCATCGCCGATATCCGCGACGAAAGCGACCGGGAAGGCATGCGGGTGGTGGTTGAACTCCGCCGCGACGCCAACGCTGAAACCGTGCTGGCCGACCTGCAGCGCCGCACCGCCCTCCAAAGCAACTTCGGCGCCATCATGCTGGCCCTGGTAAACGGCCAGCCGGTGCAGCTGAACCTGCGGCGCCTGCTGCAGGAATTCCTGGACTACCGGGAACTGACCCTGATCCGCCGCACCCGCCACGCCCTCAAGCGCTGCGAAGACCGCCTGGAGGTGTTGGAGGGCCTGCTCAAGGCGCTCCAAGCCCTGCAGCAGGTGATCGCCCTGATCACCGCAGCGCCCGATGCCGCTAGTGCCCGGGCGGCCCTGCAGGTGCAACTCGACCTGAGCGAGCGTCAGGCCGATGCGGTGTTGTCGATGCCCCTGCGGCGCCTCACGGGCCTTGAACAGGAAAGCCTGCGCAAGGAAGCTGCCGAACTGGCCGTGGAGCGGGAGCGACTGCGCCACCTGCTCGACGACCGCACCGTGATGCTCGACACCCTGGTGGCCGAACTCAAAGCCCTGCGCAAGCGCTTTGCCACCCCCCGGCGCACCCGGCTGGTGGAGGGCGGCGATGCCCTGGTGGCCCAGCGAGCCGCAGCCATCCGCCCCAACGCCGAACTGCAGCGCCAGCAAGCCTTTGGTGCCCTAGCCCCCGAAAGCCGGCTGCTGATCCAGGCCGATGGAGCCGTGAAAATCATTAGCTCCCAGATGCTGGGGCGCCTGCACCTTGATGAGGCCATAGAACTAGGGGAGCACCCCTCGCCAGCACGCTTAATCCTGCCGATCGCCGAGCAACCGCTGCTGCTGGCCTTCACGGGTAGTGGCCGGGTGGCCTTACTGCGCTGGGAATTCGCCGGTCAGCAACCGGGGAAGCTGGAGCGCTTCCTGCCCGACAGCATTGAAGGCGAAGCGGTGGTGCAGGTGCTTCCCCTACCCAGCCAAGGCAGCCTGGGACTGCTAAGCAGCGACGGGCGCTTCAAACGGCTGCCGATTGAGGAGTTTCAGGAACTGTCTGGCCGGGCTACCACCGTGCTCAAGCTCAAGGAGGGTGTGACCCTGCGGCGGGTGGTGGCCGGCCAGGAAGGAGACACCTTGGTAGTGGCGACCAGCAGCGGCCGCGTGCTGCGGCTAAGCCTCGATGAAACCCAGCTGCCCCTGATGGGGCGCGCTGCCCAAGGCCCCCTATTAATGCGCCTGTTGCCGGGTGAGCAGCTGGTGGGCGCCGCCTGCCTACCTGCAAAGGAAGCGGAAACCAACGACGTGAACCAAAGCACAGTGGTACTGGCCACTGCCAGTGGTCAACTGAAGCGGCTGCTGGTGTCCAGCCTGCGGCCCTGTCAGCGGGGCGACATGGGTCAGATCGGCCTGCGGCTGCAACAGCGCGGCGATTATCTAGTCGACCTGCAAGGCCCAACCAATGCTGAGGGCGGAAGCGCCGTACTGGGACTACTGACCGATAAGGGCTGGAGCTGCCGCATCGGCATAAACGAGCTGGAGGGCGAAGACACCAGCGGCACTGGAATCAACCTGAAGCTGCCCCAAGGCCAGCAAATTCAAGAACTGGTACCCCTGATCAACTAA